The genome window TCCGAGAGTCCCCAAGAATATGCATTTACTTCGATTCGTCTCCGCGTGATGCGTTGACATTGAGACCCAGACCCTGGGTGTCAAGATACAGCTTGTTCTTTCCGCCACTCTCGTGCAGGATCTGGGCAATCTGCCTCGCGTTTTCGATCCTACGGAGCTCGATGtagctcttgctcttcttgatTGCGTCACCGATAAGCTCAGCAGAGCGGGCCTCACCCTGGGCACGGACAATGAAGGCCTGCTTCTCCTGGCGGGCCttgtcgacgaggaaggcAGCGCGCTGGGCCTCCTGCTGAGCTACTTGCTTGGCTTCGACAGCGGCGGTAAATTCGGGGGAGAAAGTCAGGTGCTACAAAGCCGCAATTAAACAGATTAGTTATATAAGCAACAATTGGGGATGCACGAGTCAAAAGGGTGCGTACAGTAAGAGACACATCGTCTAGAGCAATGTTAAAGCGGGCCGCCCGGCGAGCAAGGTTGTCCCGAACAAGTCTCGCAACATTCTCACGCTGTGTAATTAGCTGGCTCGCGTTGAATTGCGCAACCACGCTCTTGAGAACTTCATTAACGATGGAGGGAAGGACGCGCTCATCAAAGTCGGTGCCGAGGGTACGGTAGATCTGAGGAAGGGCATCTACTCGAGGCCTTGACAGAACACGGCAGGTGATGTTCACCATCTGCAAGTCCTTGGTACCCGTGAGGGAAGCGATGTTCCGTGGCTTCGCGCGCACGTCGTAGATGATCGGTGTTTCAATCCATGGGATTCGGAAATGTGTTCCTAAAGTACGTAAAGGGCTTTGTGAGATGATTTCGCCGTATGAGTAATGGCATCGGTACCTTCGTTGtagatttctttcttgaCTCCGCCGATTCTCGAGTACTTGATGGCACGGTGACCACCATCGACTGATGAGCGAATGACAAGTCAGCACTTCTGTACTCCACCATTTTCCGTGAGAAGAAATGCAATCTCACCGTTGAAGAGCGAGTTCGACAAAGCCCATCCACCGAGACCGAGCACGATGAGAGCTCCAGATACTCCGAAGCCGCCGCGACCTCCTCCAGGAAATCCACCTCCAAAACCAAACCCTCCTTTACCTGCACGGTTCTGCAGGATTATCTGAAGCCGCTCCCACTGTTCCTTAGGATTCCGAGCCATGATTGTGGTTGAAAGATGTGAAGCTAACGTCGGAGAAGTGAGATGTGGATGAACCCGGCACTTTGAGGTTCGATCAAAAGTTCGGCCACCGCCTGGAGACAGACAGCTCAAACAAGACAAAGCGTTCGGTCCTGCTCGCGGCTTTTCTTCATTGTTGCAAGGCTTTTTACATCAACACAGATCTCGAGCTTTGAACTGATGAAATTGTTACTTATCTAGAACATCCTACCATATATCTGTAATTTCATTTTACGTTTGCGTTCTACCATTACTCGCCTGGCCCTCCAAATCCTGCCATTGAGTCACGTCACGCGCTCAGCTCAAAGCTTACCTTCAGGACTAGAGCTCATTCGAAATTGACAAACGCATCAAAATGGCTCCAGAGAGGACCGGGAAGAGTGTGTTCCTGGGAAATATCCCTTATAGTATGTGCGCGTCCATTCGCCTCTGCTGTCCAGTCTCGCTAACGAATTCATTTCAGACCTTACGGAGGAACAGGTCAAAGACATCCTCAGCTCCGCTGGCACGGTTACCAAATTCCGTCTTATGATGAACCCGGAGACGGGGAAACCAAAGGGTTATGGCTTCGCAGACTTCGCCGATGCagacgccgccgcctccgcaGTCCGAAACTTGAACGACTTCGAGATCATGGGCAGGAAGATCCGCGTGGACTGGCCTCACAACAACGAGAAGGATTCGGTCCCCCCTGACTACTCTCAGACATCTCAGATGCCTAGTCAGGATGTTCAAGCCGGTCAGCAGCCATCTGCGCCGCTCCCCCCTCTTCCCCCCGGTGTCGAGGTGCCGCCTCACTTGGATTGTCCAAACGCTATCTCTCAAACACTTTCCTCCTTACCCCCGAACCAGCTCCTTGACGTTCTTTCACAAATGAAGTCTTTGGCAATGACCGATCCGGCCCGCGCGACGGAGCTCCTGCGACAGGCCCCGCAGCTGGCGTATGCCATATTCCAGGCTCTGTTGCTCATGAATCTCGTCGACTACAGCACTTTGGGAGCAGTGGTAGAGCAAGCGACCCAACCAACCGCTGCGGCCGCTCCTTCGGCTCCCCCTGCGGCACAGGCTTTTCAGCCCTTCTCAGCCGTACCTGGTCAGATCTCCACGCCACCAATGGTCAATACTCCTTTTGCCCCTCAACCCGCAGCACAGGCGGCACCCCAACAACAGGTTCCATCGCAAGAAGAACTTCTACAACAGGTGCTCAGTATGCCACAGTCAGCTATTGATGCTTTGCCACCAATGGAACGAAATCAAATCATGCTTTTGCGTCAGCAGTTGATGCAAGGAGCCATGAGGTAGCGCCGCCCCACAGGTGTTCTTTCTTAATTGCGGATACTGTCGGACATTTATTGCCATTTTTCTTTACCTTTTTTTTACTATCTTGTCAACTGGGAAAGGGATGGCGCACATGGTTCATTACGGTCTACTGTGGTTCACTTGCATATCTTCAGAGCGAATGTATACCTAGCAGAGGTTACTTGTAGCAGATACCAATCTCACATACTGGATGTTTGTCTATGCTCCTAATGTCACTGTATGAATTAGCATCGCAAGTAAATTGGATACAACGGATGCTGCCTAGATTCTCTGGCCACAGAAACAAAATCAGGTGACGATGCGAGTGTTGGTGGTAACCAACTTCCGCAATATTCTCACAGACCTCAGGCTAGGAACGATATCACATTTCCTTCTTCATTCACGTCATTCCGATTCGCCAGGCGCTTATGGCCCTCAAAATAAAGGTCAATAGCGTCTGTACGCTCCACCCCCTAGCAAGAATTAATACGGGTTGCTCCACTACGATCCCTGTCTGAATCTCTCGCGGATCTGGTTCCCGTCAGACCTATCTATCGTTCTTGATCCCATGATCGGATTGACGCATGCTGCACGGCCGCAGCACAATTTATTCGAGCCACTGAGGATGTAACATGCAAGAGATTACAGGGAATAATTACCTGCAGTGCTCGAATCAAGGTTGGTCACCACGAGCTTTCGAGGCCTGCATGATTCCGAGACCCTCGTTGATCATCGATAGATCCCAACCAACCTTGATTCTGAATCAATAACCCCAGCGCTCGACCAACCAGGTTGTGCGACCTCCAagccatccacagctgaGGAATGCGGGATTGgacagaaaaagaagaagcaaacaCCGCAATGCCACCAACCACCCTCCCCCTGAACGCACTCATTCGCGGCAATGGTACTTTTGCAAGCCGATCCTCTGCCCCAATATTCAATACGGCGATCTTGGTCCTCCCTGGGAGGCGGATAGCTGAGCCATTTGCCTTCAGGTGGGGGGCGAGGGGAGGGCTCGACTCGTTTTGAATTCCAGGTCAGATTGAGGGATAAATAGGAGACTTGATTTGGCTTTTTCGAAGATAATTACTCCTAGAAGGTGTATATTGAGATATCAACTGCAAACCCCAATGCTTCATTAAGCTTGAAGGAATCGAAAATGAAGACTTCTAATCTCAATGCCCATCTTGAGACGGCCTGTCAGACCTGGCAGAGGCTGCAACACCTGCTGGAACGCCAGGATGTCGAGGTAAATGGCACAAGCCTTGATATAGCGGCTGTGGTAGCCGTGGCACAGTACGTACAGTCTGTCGCAATTCTAATAGCTGCAAACGCGAAGCTGACAATCTTGATACCGCAGCCATGGGTGCATACCTAGGATGACCATGGACCCTGTCGTCCGAGGCAGCATCGAAGCGAGTGTTCGAGTTTTGATGGACCATCTGGACAAGGGTTACTGCGTATACGGTATTTATGCTTTGTTCACCGGCATTGACCGATCTAGATGTTAATGAAAACCCGCAGGTGTCAATACAGGATTTGGTGGAAGCGCTGACTCTCGGACTGATCGAGTCGTTGCACTGCAGTCTGGGCtgctccaactcctccaggcAGGCGTTCTAGTTAGATCAGACAAGGGCTTACAGtgtcagcagcagcagtcgcTTGAATCGCACGCTATGCCTGCCTCGTGGGTGCGAGGCACAATGCTGGTTCGATGCAATTCAAACGCTCGCGGCCATTCTGCCGTCTCATTGCCTGTGATCGAGTCATTGCTGCGGCTGATCGAGAATCATATCACGCCTGTTGTACCTCTGAGAGGCTCCATCTCGGCTTCAGGTGACCTGATGCCGCTTTCCTACATCGCGGGAGCCATCGAAGGTAGCCCGGATGTATATGTGCAAGTTCAGGATGCAGATAAAACCCGCATCATGAACTCGCGCGATGCTTTGCTGTCCACGGGCCTCGAGGCGCAGACACTAGGACCAAAGGAGGGCCTCGGCCTCGTCAATGGTacttctgcctctgctgcACTGGCCAGTCTGGTCATGTATGAAGCGCATCAACTGGCTGTCCTAGTCCAGGCACTATCAGCTGTGACCGTGGAAGCCCTCATGGGCAACGCAGAAAGCTTCCATCCGTTCATCTCCGCCATCCGCCCGCACGATGGGCAAATTGAATGCGCGAGAAATGTCTTGTCCTTCCTGCAGGGCTCGCAGCTCGCACAGAACGTGGAGCGGGATCTGAAAGACCGCAACCGTCCAGGCCTGATACAGGATCGCTACGCACTTCGCACCGTGCCACAGTGGATAGGCCCgcagcttgaggatctccttctcgcACACCACCAAGTCACCGTCGAGCTCAATTCCTCCTGTGACAACCCCCTAGTGGACATGCAGTCCGGCGACATCTTTTACGGCGGCAACTTCCAAGCTGTCTCCATCACCTCCGCCATGGAAAAGACCCGGACTTGTCTTCAGATGTTCGGTCGGCTGCTCTTCGCCCAGGCCACCGAGCTCATCGACCCAAACCTCAACAACGGACTGCCCACCAACCTCGTCGCTGACGACCCCAGCCTCTCCTTCACCATGAAAGGCGTCGACATCAGCATGGCCTCCTACATGGCGGAACTAGCCTACCTCGCCAACCCAGTCAGCTCCCACGTCCAGACAGCCGAGATGCACAACCAGTCCGTGAACTCCATGGCCTTCGTGTCGAGCCGGTACACAATGCAAGCGGTGGAAATCGTCTCCCTCATGTGCGCCTGCAGCGTCTACATCGGCTGCCAGGCACTAGACCTGCGCGTCCTCCACCTCACCTTCCTGCAGCGCTCAACACAGCAGCTCCACGCGCTCACCTCCCACCTGTTCTCCAAACACCTCTCCGAACCCGACCTCGCAATCCTCAATGAAGCCTTATCGACACATTTCCAGAAATCCTGGCCAACAACAACCCGTCTCAACATCACCGACCGCGTCGAAGAAGTCGTCACAAGCGCTCTCCCCATCCTGTGTCGGACATTTGCTTCCAGCACAGGTACATGTACAAGCCAAGCCCCGACCTTCTCCAACCTGGAGACCTGGAAATCCCGCGCCAGTGCCCTCCTCAATGAGGTCTACCAGGACACTGCGCAGGCATTCTTCAGCTACCAACACACAGAGGAAATGCTCGGAACGAGTTCGAAAATCCTATACCAGACCGTCCGTCGACAGCTCGGCGTGCCGTTCCACCAGGGGTTCGTCGAGCATCCGACTGCGCAGAGTGATACTCTTGGTGGTCGTTCTAAAAAGACTGTAGGGTCTTGGGTATCGATTATCTACGAGGCGATCCGGGATGGTCGCCTGATGGATCCGCTGATGGCTTCGCTTCAGGCGGGGGTCGCAGATGGGTCTGACTCTGAGGCGGTTGATACCTTGAAAAATGGTTCCAGTGGCAAGTGCTCTTCCAGCGGCTTGGACTAGTTCCCGGTTCTTATAATACTTAGTAGCATGCACTATGATATGGCAAACGGAAACTGGGGCGTTAATCTACTTTTGTGTCGTTCCTGGAGGACTGCATTTAGTAGTGTCTTTCTGAAGTTTGTAGTACAATAATACAATTCCCTATCATGTATATCATCCATTGACTGAGAGACAGTGTGCACGATGCCAATGGCATAGAGTTGTCGTTACAACAGGACCCGTAGAAGCTGGCGGGTCGTCCAGTTGACACAGCGACAGACGTTCACCCCAGCGCATCATTCACTGTATCAATCACCAACCTTTCACCCTCTGATCCCACGCACGTAAACAAAATGCACCAAAcccctcttcttttctcctttgccCTCATTTCTCTCACCGCCTCACCGTTCGATTCCCAACACCCTATGAACCCACGTGACACAGTCGTGCCCTATCAATCTTGTCTACTATCCCCCATCGTGCCTATACTCAAAGTTCactgaagaaaaagagccTTCCAAAAACACGTCAGTTGCGTTGAAGCAGACATGCCTCGTCGTCCTAGACAGGCTGCCCCGGCCCCCGCGCCTCCAGAGGGTCTCGATCCTGACATACCGGAAGTAGTGAGATCGCAGCCATATTCAGGAACGATGTCAGCAAAGACTCGACTTGCTTCTCATCTACCTCCTTTGTATAAGCTAGAAGACATCTATGACCACATGACGAAGAGGGCGCTGGAGCTCAATTTTGACGACGTCTTATCTCACTCGGGCTCGAGGCCATTGCGTGTTGTCACCATGTGCTCGGGAACGGAGAGTCCTCTGCTTGCTTTGGAAATGGTGCAGAAAGGTAAGCGATAATCTTTCCAGGTCCTCGACATCGTGAACTGACGTTCGGCATAGTCCTCAGGGAAAGATTTGGAAAGAACTTCGAGTTTCGTCATCTGTTTAGTGCTGAGATTGTGCCCTTCAAACAGGCATACATTGAGCGTAATTTCCATCCCCGTTTTCTCTTCCGAGATGTAAAACAATTGAAGAACCGGTTCGCGTGAGTAAATTCTTCGCTCGTCAAGCTTGACTGATCTTGCTGATCGCCCTTTAGTCAAACGGCATATGGTTCTCTCGAGAAAATTCCCAAGAACCCCGATCTGGTGATCGCGGGATTTTCATGCGTCGACTTCTCTGGTTTGAACAATAATAGAAAGACCCTCGATGAGCTGGGTGAGTCTGGAGGCACCTTCTGGGGTATCATTCGCTATGCCATAGCCTACCGTCCGCGGATTGTCATCCTGGAGAATGTCAAAACTGCGCCATGGGAAAAGATTGCAGAACATTGGAACGAAATAAACTATCTCGCTGTCCACAAAAGCGTCGATACTAAGGCATATTATCTGCCACAGACCCGAGAACGGGGATACATGTTCTGTATCGACCGCAACCTCTTGGGCAAGTGCGGTCTTTCTGAACAGAGTGTGATGGATTGGGCAAAGATTTTTGACGACTTCAAACGTCCTGCAAGCTCTCCAGCAGGTATGTTCCTATTGGATGCTGACGATCCAAGACTCGAACAAATCGAGAAAGACATGTCAATTCGGGTCACGTCCACAACAGTAAGAGCCACTATCGACTGGACAAAGTACCAAGCTCGCCATCAGAACTACCGTTCAGCCCAGGAACTCGGATTTGAAAGGCCGATAAGCAAGTCTCAAGATACCGGCGGATGCCAGATGCTGGACTTTGCGTGGCAGACGTGGTTCAGATACTTGCCCGAACGAATCTGGGATACAATTGATGTCAACTTCTTGCGGAAGCTGGTTGAGGGATACGACATGAACTTCAAAGAGTAAGGCGGTCCCTCCCTTTGAGAAAACAAGCAACCCAGCTAATGGATGCCACAGGAGATGCATTGAGCTCTCCCAAGGCGTTGAACGAGAGGTCGATAGTCGTGCGTTTGGCATTGTCGGCTGCATCACACCCGCAGGTATCCCATATATCACAACAAGAGGCGGGCCTCTGTGCGGGCTTGAGGCTCTGGCGCTGCAAGGTCTGCCCGTGAACAGACTTCTGCTCACCAGAGAATCACCGCGGGATCTGCAGGATCTCGCTGGGAATGCCATGAGCTCAACTGTTGTCGGTGCCGCAGTGCTCTCCGCCCTTATCGTGGGACATAAAGTGCTGCCGCCCGGAGAACACTCACCTACTCCCAGTAATTGTATTccgaagaacaagagaatCAGCCTCCATCAGAATCTCCTTCCGATGCCGCGGGTCTCGCAGCTTAGCCAACTCCACACAGCCAACATTTTGGATCTTCAAAGGCAAGCCGCAAGCAGCGCAAGGTACTGCTTATGTGAAAGGCAGTCTGGAGTAAAGCAAGATATCTTGAAGTGCACCTTGTGCGCGCATACTGCCTGCACTGACTGCGCCGGTAATCCATCTCATGCATACGAACGGTGGCCCGGTTTGATTCGCAGTCAGCCCTCTGTTTTCATTAGACGGTTCAAAAGCATACTGCCCGCTAGATTGATCATGTCTGGGTTGAATCGTGAAAGCTATCGTTCTTTCGATAGAAGCCTACCTGGAAACACCGATCATGTTTGGGAAAAATACTTGGATGCCGTCACCAGAACTGTTGGAGATGAGCTCCGTTTTTTGGATGTACGACGCAGTAAAGATTGGACTGCTGTCTATGAGGGAAAGTGCTCCATTTTGAAACTCGTCATCAGTGGTTCCACATTCGAGTGGTTGCTTTTTGCGAAGCCACTCGATTCGGAGCCTGCCCTATCCCTTCACCGTGAGATCCTATCGAAGCCCATCGCGCGCATGATCCAGGATCGAGGAATCTGGGAGGTGTGCGCCCCACTGAGTTCAAAGTTTACATTGACTATCTCAGGCACTGGCAGTCAGGTCCCGACTTATGAGGCACTTTGTGGTCTGCAAAAGAGAGAATTTGTTAATGCCAGCCGTTGGAATCGTCTGGAGGTTCAAGGCTCCAGCTACGATTGCGAGCATCTTGAAGTCGACATCCGTGGAACCTATCAGCTTCTGCCTGACTGTGGTACCGCAAACGGGTACCTGCATAAGAAAGAGGCCACCGATCGAGATCCTGAAGTGTATTTGTTCCTTGATCCCACGAAGCTTGGAGAGCCGAAGAACGACTCTTTTGTATTCGCTTTGGAGCATCAGCGTAGTCCCGGCTATGAGTCCCGAATCACAATTGCCGAATTGTCACACAAATGGCGCTCTTCCAAAGCAAACGATGCTCGCAGAAATGTCAACGCATATTATCGCAAATGGGTCCAGGTTCAAACCATGGGGCTGGATGTACACCCCTCAGATTCCACTATCACTTGTTGGGGCCTGCGGCCAGGGACAACTGTCTTCATGGCAAATACTGGCTGCCACGATGCAAACTTCCCCCTGCTGTCCCTCTCCGCGCCAGCTGATGCCATTGACTCTCTATGGCGTAAAGGGCCATGGCAAATAACCAATCCAACAGAATCGACATCTCTGCTCCGAGATTTTGCTTGGTTGCTTCAGAAGACTTCAGAGTTCTCTGGCTTCCGAGACTGGAACCCTATTACCACATATGTTTCACTGGGCGAAGAAACCGGCTCCATCTGCACTGTGTGCACCCCTCCAAAACCCAGAATACTGTGGGGTCGGGATATGAAAGGTTTGATCAAAGCATATGAGGATCCAAGGGATGCAGCTCTATATGAGCGTCAGGTAAAAGCGCAGCCATCACCGTTCTTGATTTTTCGCCgtgtcgatgatgataacATTGGCCACTTCCTTGTCACCCTGAACGTGCAAACACTGTTGCATAAAGCCTATGCAAGGCTGGGCAGCTCCGGATCAAGCAATCCCTCGTTTTACTGGCGTCTTGTCCCAAACGCGTATGATGAACGAAGAGTCCGGTTCCCTAAATTCAATTTCCTGAGCAACAGAAACGATTCGCCTCACAGCCAACCGCCAAATTTTCGGAAAGCTCTGAGACTGGAGCAATTGCGGTCATTGACATGGATGTtagaacaagaaaaggacgATATTGCTCCcttcgtcgaggaggaggttgaagaggcAATTCTTCCGTCCATGATGTGGCGTGCAGAGGGCAAGGTCATGGTCCAGCGAACCGTCCGCGGAGGCGTCTTAGCGGACGACGTAGGATACGGCAAGACGGCGATCACACTGGGGCTCATTGACGTGCAACATAGCAGGGGCCATGACACTGTACCAAAGCCCATGGCGGGCTTCATTCCCTCTAAAGCAACTCTCGTTCTCGTGCCCCAAATCGTGCTTCAGCAATGGCAGTTGGAAATCACGAAATTCGTGGGCGAAAAGTACGAGGTCCTGGTGTTATCATCTGGAAAAGATTTTTCAGAAACGATGATCAGCAATATTCTTCGTGCCGATATTATTTTGGTGCCCTGGTCTGTTCTCAACCGCCAGTCATACTACGAGAGAATGCAAAAATTTACGGGCATGCCACGAGTTCCCGAAAGCGCAGGCCGAAACTTCGATGCTTGGTTTGCCGAGGCACAGAATTCCCTCAGAGAACAAGTCCAAATTCTGATGGATCAAGGACCCTGTGAATTCTTGGACTCTCTGCGCAAGAAGCGTCAAACTGTCAGGGCCACTCATAGAAACCGCACCTACACCCCGTCAAAGCGTCTTAGAGGAAAGCAGTATGCGGCAGCACACGAGACGGATGATACCAAGCCTGAGCATGGCATGCAATACGCAGACTTGTCTAGCGCAGAGGAGtcggatgaggatgacgacgcAGATCCTGAGTCTGTTTGGGCCAATGTAGAACATTTCATTGAGCTTCAGTCCGAAACCGCAGGAGGAGGCGCCACACATACACCTAATGAGTCCTACTCCGAGGACGATACTGCATACGAAGAGTCCTCAACGGAGAGCAATGACCAAGCGAACGCAGGACCCAGCAAAGACGGCACGAgtctgaagagaaagcgtGGCCAGTCAAGTACTGAAAAGGCAACAAAGACATGGGACGACCGGAAAgaattcaacatcatccgAAATGGAAAAAACCAGCAGTGGTATACGGTCAGGGCTCCTCTCTTGCATGCATTCCTCTTCCagcgcatcgtcatcgatgAATTCACTTATGCCGGTAATGAGCGACTCGCGCCACTTCTGGCGCTACGAGCTCGTTCAAAGTGGGTGCTCTCAGGTACACCACCGTTGAACGACTTTGCCGATGTTAAAACCATCGCACCCTTCTTGGGAATTCATTTGGGAGTTGATGACGAGAATACATCATTCCAGAACCATCGTCTGAAGGTTCTGCGCAGAAACCGCTCAGACGCAGAAGTTTTTCAGTCCTGGCGGGCTCCGCACAGCGAGGCATGGCATCGCAACCGTCATGAAGTTGCTCAAAGATTTCTAAATCAGTTCGCACGTCGGAATATTGCAGACATTGACGAGATCCCTTGTTCAGAGCACCTTATTCTGATTGATCAGTCCCCGGCTGAGTGTGCAATCTACCTGGAGCTGTACATGCAGCTAATGACGCACAAAAAGCAGCTTCGTCGAAGCAGGCGCGGACGATTCAAAAATGATCAGAATGAGCGACTGGACgaaatcatcagcagcagtatGTCAACAGAAGAAGCTCTGCTCAAGCGCTGCTGCTCAGTGACGCTGAAAGAGCGCTGGGAGGAGGGAAAGCCAGAAGCCGTCACCTGCAGTTCTTTGATTACAACTCGGGAGGAGCAACTGGCTAATCTTCGAGCCGAATTTTCGAGCAAGATGAAATTGGCCATCTGGCTCTACTTCACATGGGATCTGAAATATGAAAAATTTCACAAATTCGCTGAAGGCATCCTCATGCATCATTTTGGTGACGAGGTTGTGACTACTGCAGCCTTTCTGCTTTTCAAGTCTGCTATGTGCGCATCGCATCCGAACGA of Aspergillus fumigatus Af293 chromosome 2, whole genome shotgun sequence contains these proteins:
- a CDS encoding putative SNF2 family helicase, which gives rise to MPRRPRQAAPAPAPPEGLDPDIPEVVRSQPYSGTMSAKTRLASHLPPLYKLEDIYDHMTKRALELNFDDVLSHSGSRPLRVVTMCSGTESPLLALEMVQKVLRERFGKNFEFRHLFSAEIVPFKQAYIERNFHPRFLFRDVKQLKNRFAQTAYGSLEKIPKNPDLVIAGFSCVDFSGLNNNRKTLDELGESGGTFWGIIRYAIAYRPRIVILENVKTAPWEKIAEHWNEINYLAVHKSVDTKAYYLPQTRERGYMFCIDRNLLGKCGLSEQSVMDWAKIFDDFKRPASSPAGMFLLDADDPRLEQIEKDMSIRVTSTTVRATIDWTKYQARHQNYRSAQELGFERPISKSQDTGGCQMLDFAWQTWFRYLPERIWDTIDVNFLRKLVEGYDMNFKERCIELSQGVEREVDSRAFGIVGCITPAGIPYITTRGGPLCGLEALALQGLPVNRLLLTRESPRDLQDLAGNAMSSTVVGAAVLSALIVGHKVLPPGEHSPTPSNCIPKNKRISLHQNLLPMPRVSQLSQLHTANILDLQRQAASSARYCLCERQSGVKQDILKCTLCAHTACTDCAGNPSHAYERWPGLIRSQPSVFIRRFKSILPARLIMSGLNRESYRSFDRSLPGNTDHVWEKYLDAVTRTVGDELRFLDVRRSKDWTAVYEGKCSILKLVISGSTFEWLLFAKPLDSEPALSLHREILSKPIARMIQDRGIWEVCAPLSSKFTLTISGTGSQVPTYEALCGLQKREFVNASRWNRLEVQGSSYDCEHLEVDIRGTYQLLPDCGTANGYLHKKEATDRDPEVYLFLDPTKLGEPKNDSFVFALEHQRSPGYESRITIAELSHKWRSSKANDARRNVNAYYRKWVQVQTMGLDVHPSDSTITCWGLRPGTTVFMANTGCHDANFPLLSLSAPADAIDSLWRKGPWQITNPTESTSLLRDFAWLLQKTSEFSGFRDWNPITTYVSLGEETGSICTVCTPPKPRILWGRDMKGLIKAYEDPRDAALYERQVKAQPSPFLIFRRVDDDNIGHFLVTLNVQTLLHKAYARLGSSGSSNPSFYWRLVPNAYDERRVRFPKFNFLSNRNDSPHSQPPNFRKALRLEQLRSLTWMLEQEKDDIAPFVEEEVEEAILPSMMWRAEGKVMVQRTVRGGVLADDVGYGKTAITLGLIDVQHSRGHDTVPKPMAGFIPSKATLVLVPQIVLQQWQLEITKFVGEKYEVLVLSSGKDFSETMISNILRADIILVPWSVLNRQSYYERMQKFTGMPRVPESAGRNFDAWFAEAQNSLREQVQILMDQGPCEFLDSLRKKRQTVRATHRNRTYTPSKRLRGKQYAAAHETDDTKPEHGMQYADLSSAEESDEDDDADPESVWANVEHFIELQSETAGGGATHTPNESYSEDDTAYEESSTESNDQANAGPSKDGTSLKRKRGQSSTEKATKTWDDRKEFNIIRNGKNQQWYTVRAPLLHAFLFQRIVIDEFTYAGNERLAPLLALRARSKWVLSGTPPLNDFADVKTIAPFLGIHLGVDDENTSFQNHRLKVLRRNRSDAEVFQSWRAPHSEAWHRNRHEVAQRFLNQFARRNIADIDEIPCSEHLILIDQSPAECAIYLELYMQLMTHKKQLRRSRRGRFKNDQNERLDEIISSSMSTEEALLKRCCSVTLKERWEEGKPEAVTCSSLITTREEQLANLRAEFSSKMKLAIWLYFTWDLKYEKFHKFAEGILMHHFGDEVVTTAAFLLFKSAMCASHPNDWKLFFTEKGSNPRKENSPEEAETGTTVSQENAGSLEGDKMTEERVAGKGAQKRQAKKTKRAEVNKDQCSELPIKPTILDDFELCMDEVTSILRNILSEWVRRKRALRFLRTVRMLQTNRETPGCHCCREEVQSRSDLNVVGSCGHALCKDCTEKTVRFEECIVDNCRGSGTKFNMISAASLGFEEDRSTQYGGRKMDKLVEIVKEIPNQERAILFIQFPELIDVASKAFDLAKITHAVITARDTKKIEEFKKGNEKVAILQLGSETAAGLNLQCTNHVIFLSPMLAETQYDYDSSMTQAIGRALRYGQTRRVHVYHLLMKRTIDVNILQERRGKILVERNGQAVLVKADECLAEEALSCQGPALVVDNFL
- a CDS encoding prohibitin subunit PHB2 codes for the protein MARNPKEQWERLQIILQNRAGKGGFGFGGGFPGGGRGGFGVSGALIVLGLGGWALSNSLFNVDGGHRAIKYSRIGGVKKEIYNEGTHFRIPWIETPIIYDVRAKPRNIASLTGTKDLQMVNITCRVLSRPRVDALPQIYRTLGTDFDERVLPSIVNEVLKSVVAQFNASQLITQRENVARLVRDNLARRAARFNIALDDVSLTHLTFSPEFTAAVEAKQVAQQEAQRAAFLVDKARQEKQAFIVRAQGEARSAELIGDAIKKSKSYIELRRIENARQIAQILHESGGKNKLYLDTQGLGLNVNASRGDESK
- a CDS encoding aromatic amino acid ammonia-lyase — encoded protein: MKTSNLNAHLETACQTWQRLQHLLERQDVEVNGTSLDIAAVVAVAHHGCIPRMTMDPVVRGSIEASVRVLMDHLDKGYCVYGVNTGFGGSADSRTDRVVALQSGLLQLLQAGVLVRSDKGLQCQQQQSLESHAMPASWVRGTMLVRCNSNARGHSAVSLPVIESLLRLIENHITPVVPLRGSISASGDLMPLSYIAGAIEGSPDVYVQVQDADKTRIMNSRDALLSTGLEAQTLGPKEGLGLVNGTSASAALASLVMYEAHQLAVLVQALSAVTVEALMGNAESFHPFISAIRPHDGQIECARNVLSFLQGSQLAQNVERDLKDRNRPGLIQDRYALRTVPQWIGPQLEDLLLAHHQVTVELNSSCDNPLVDMQSGDIFYGGNFQAVSITSAMEKTRTCLQMFGRLLFAQATELIDPNLNNGLPTNLVADDPSLSFTMKGVDISMASYMAELAYLANPVSSHVQTAEMHNQSVNSMAFVSSRYTMQAVEIVSLMCACSVYIGCQALDLRVLHLTFLQRSTQQLHALTSHLFSKHLSEPDLAILNEALSTHFQKSWPTTTRLNITDRVEEVVTSALPILCRTFASSTGTCTSQAPTFSNLETWKSRASALLNEVYQDTAQAFFSYQHTEEMLGTSSKILYQTVRRQLGVPFHQGFVEHPTAQSDTLGGRSKKTVGSWVSIIYEAIRDGRLMDPLMASLQAGVADGSDSEAVDTLKNGSSGKCSSSGLD
- a CDS encoding putative polyadenylation factor subunit CstF64; this encodes MAPERTGKSVFLGNIPYNLTEEQVKDILSSAGTVTKFRLMMNPETGKPKGYGFADFADADAAASAVRNLNDFEIMGRKIRVDWPHNNEKDSVPPDYSQTSQMPSQDVQAGQQPSAPLPPLPPGVEVPPHLDCPNAISQTLSSLPPNQLLDVLSQMKSLAMTDPARATELLRQAPQLAYAIFQALLLMNLVDYSTLGAVVEQATQPTAAAAPSAPPAAQAFQPFSAVPGQISTPPMVNTPFAPQPAAQAAPQQQVPSQEELLQQVLSMPQSAIDALPPMERNQIMLLRQQLMQGAMR